The following are encoded together in the Adhaeribacter arboris genome:
- a CDS encoding PVC-type heme-binding CxxCH protein has product MNKNRKDLIFLIALVLLAQGCLKPGKTGKQLLTQSASEQTKTPMDTATDIYAEHVRTTAFKTPAEERLSFVLPPGFEATLFASEPDITKPINMAFDEKGRLWVTQSSEYPVAAGPGQGKDRISILEDTNHDGRADKIIEFANDLNIPIGIMPVKGGAIAYSIPNVYHFIDSDGDDKADKREVLLGKFGHKDTHGMVNNLIRGFDGWIHASHGYANTSKIAGKDQDSITMFSGNTFRFTPDGRRVEKTTDGRINPFGSAYDEMGYQYSADCHTLPIYQLIWGGDYTQWGKKERSMGFAPTMMDYDLNSTALAGLVYYTDTQFPEEYRNSFYSGDVVTCRISRNVMTFHGSTPKATRKEDFLVSRDPWFRPVDLKVGPDGALYIADFYNRIIGHYEVPINHPGRDRVSGRIWKITYKGNKENPVIDWSKVSLSKLVAALNHNVLATRMRATDELVDRYGVKALPALKKVVRRKRTSPEQLIQAIWALYRLHALPDKALFDAINHKDARVQVHALKVLANFKTLSEEQRTIALKSLVNSNPHVQRAAAELLSRHPSPQSYRRLITLVQAIPDYDTHLRYTVLMSLKNHLAQTDIMQRVATEKWNEKEADILAMVTADVHSAAAGQFLFQYFQTHAPTPERQLIYTQSIARNIPDAELNQVVRFLQSKNPHNLEQQYQLAKALNSGIEQRGAQENTLYQEWNIKLATTILQNAPTTWNKQVQAQQLYAADIAGKYKVSSLEPYLKNIVALRTADEETRGVAAGALINLAPAQNAPSIFKVLTSGEESMGMRQKFAQALGQSALPPVRALLGEGLRGAPYEVQETIASLLVKDKAGKSQLIKLIRQGYAPARLLKARTVEEALLANIEPKQHQDYEELTAGILPVSEERQKLIQERLATFSSKGKTVSMGNAVFTKNCSMCHQIDKKGGLIGPQLDGVGNWGKEALATKILDPNRNISEAFRTYTITLKNGKTVSGLYRRDEGQLLVLADRSGQEFTIAQQDIQEKTASPYTLMPDHFNSTIPKEEFDALLVYLLNNKK; this is encoded by the coding sequence ATGAATAAAAACAGGAAAGATCTCATTTTTCTGATTGCCTTAGTCCTACTCGCGCAAGGCTGTTTAAAGCCGGGTAAAACAGGTAAACAATTGCTTACGCAGTCGGCATCAGAGCAAACAAAAACTCCGATGGATACCGCTACCGATATTTACGCGGAACATGTGCGCACTACAGCTTTTAAAACTCCCGCCGAAGAACGTTTAAGTTTTGTATTGCCCCCGGGATTTGAAGCTACCCTCTTTGCTTCGGAGCCGGATATAACCAAACCCATTAACATGGCTTTCGATGAAAAAGGCCGGTTGTGGGTAACGCAATCTTCGGAATACCCGGTAGCGGCTGGCCCCGGCCAAGGGAAAGACCGGATTAGCATTCTGGAAGATACCAACCACGATGGCCGGGCCGATAAAATAATTGAATTCGCGAATGATTTAAATATTCCGATTGGTATTATGCCGGTAAAAGGCGGGGCAATTGCGTACAGCATTCCTAACGTTTACCATTTTATTGATTCAGATGGTGATGATAAGGCCGATAAACGCGAAGTATTATTGGGCAAATTCGGGCACAAGGATACGCACGGCATGGTAAATAATTTAATCCGGGGATTTGATGGCTGGATACACGCCTCGCACGGGTACGCGAATACTTCTAAAATTGCCGGTAAAGACCAGGACTCTATTACTATGTTTTCGGGCAATACGTTCCGGTTTACGCCGGACGGCCGCCGCGTTGAGAAAACTACTGATGGTCGCATCAATCCTTTCGGCTCGGCTTACGACGAAATGGGCTACCAGTATTCCGCCGATTGCCATACGCTGCCTATTTACCAATTAATCTGGGGCGGTGACTATACCCAGTGGGGAAAGAAAGAACGAAGCATGGGCTTTGCTCCTACTATGATGGATTATGACTTAAATTCTACTGCTTTAGCCGGCTTGGTTTATTATACCGATACCCAGTTTCCGGAAGAATACCGGAATAGCTTTTACTCCGGCGATGTGGTAACGTGCCGTATTAGCCGGAATGTAATGACCTTTCATGGTTCTACCCCTAAAGCTACCCGCAAAGAAGATTTTTTGGTGAGCCGGGACCCTTGGTTCCGGCCGGTAGATTTAAAAGTAGGTCCGGATGGGGCCTTGTACATTGCCGATTTTTATAACCGGATAATTGGTCACTACGAAGTACCTATTAATCATCCGGGCCGGGACCGGGTTAGCGGCCGCATCTGGAAGATTACCTACAAGGGCAATAAAGAAAATCCGGTAATAGATTGGTCTAAAGTAAGTTTATCTAAATTAGTGGCTGCCCTTAATCACAATGTGCTGGCTACCCGCATGCGCGCTACCGATGAATTGGTGGACCGTTATGGTGTTAAAGCTCTTCCTGCTTTAAAGAAAGTGGTTCGTAGGAAAAGAACTAGCCCCGAACAGCTTATTCAGGCTATATGGGCTTTATACCGGTTACATGCGCTGCCCGATAAAGCATTATTTGATGCTATTAACCATAAAGATGCGCGGGTGCAGGTGCATGCCTTAAAAGTACTGGCTAATTTTAAAACCCTATCTGAAGAACAACGAACTATTGCCTTAAAGAGTCTGGTTAATTCAAATCCGCACGTGCAACGGGCGGCAGCCGAACTGCTGAGCCGGCATCCGAGTCCGCAAAGTTACCGGAGGCTCATAACGTTGGTGCAGGCTATTCCCGATTATGATACCCATTTGCGGTACACGGTATTAATGAGCCTTAAAAATCACCTGGCGCAAACAGACATTATGCAACGGGTAGCCACCGAAAAATGGAATGAAAAAGAAGCCGACATTTTAGCGATGGTAACCGCGGATGTTCATTCAGCAGCTGCCGGACAGTTTCTTTTTCAGTATTTTCAAACGCACGCACCAACGCCCGAGCGTCAGCTTATTTACACCCAATCCATTGCCCGTAATATTCCGGATGCCGAGTTAAATCAGGTAGTTCGTTTTTTGCAGAGTAAAAACCCCCACAACCTGGAACAGCAGTACCAGCTAGCCAAAGCATTAAATTCTGGAATAGAGCAACGTGGCGCGCAAGAGAATACTTTGTACCAGGAATGGAATATAAAACTTGCTACTACTATTCTTCAAAACGCCCCTACAACTTGGAATAAGCAGGTGCAAGCGCAGCAACTGTATGCCGCCGATATAGCGGGTAAGTATAAAGTATCTTCTTTGGAGCCTTATCTTAAAAATATAGTAGCTTTACGAACTGCGGACGAAGAAACCCGGGGAGTTGCCGCCGGAGCATTAATAAATTTGGCACCTGCCCAAAACGCCCCTAGTATTTTTAAAGTGCTCACCAGCGGCGAAGAATCAATGGGTATGCGGCAAAAATTCGCCCAGGCTTTGGGGCAATCCGCTTTACCTCCGGTAAGAGCCTTGTTGGGCGAAGGCTTGCGGGGCGCCCCGTACGAAGTGCAGGAAACTATTGCTTCCCTTTTAGTTAAAGATAAGGCAGGAAAATCGCAACTCATAAAATTAATCCGGCAGGGCTACGCTCCGGCACGTTTGCTGAAAGCCCGAACGGTAGAAGAAGCTTTGCTGGCAAATATAGAACCTAAACAACATCAGGATTACGAAGAACTGACGGCCGGCATTTTACCGGTAAGCGAAGAGCGGCAAAAGCTAATTCAGGAAAGATTAGCCACCTTTAGTTCAAAAGGAAAAACGGTATCGATGGGAAATGCGGTCTTTACCAAAAATTGCAGTATGTGCCACCAGATTGATAAGAAAGGCGGCTTAATTGGTCCGCAGCTTGATGGGGTAGGTAATTGGGGAAAAGAAGCATTAGCCACAAAAATATTAGACCCGAACCGGAATATTTCCGAAGCTTTCCGGACGTATACTATTACTTTAAAAAATGGGAAAACCGTATCGGGACTTTACCGGCGCGACGAAGGGCAATTACTGGTATTAGCCGACCGGAGCGGGCAAGAATTTACTATTGCGCAGCAAGACATTCAGGAAAAAACAGCTTCGCCCTATACCCTTATGCCCGACCATTTTAACAGCACCATCCCCAAAGAAGAATTTGATGCGCTGCTGGTATATTTGTTAAATAACAAAAAATAG